A region of the Mercenaria mercenaria strain notata unplaced genomic scaffold, MADL_Memer_1 contig_4358, whole genome shotgun sequence genome:
cctactgacctagtttttgaccgcagttgacccagttccgaacttcacctagatatcatcaaggtgaacattcagaccaacgttcatacagattccatgaaaaatatggcctctagagaggtcacaagatttttctattatttgacctactgacctagtttttaatggcatgtaacccagttttaaacttgacctagatatcatcaaggtgaatattctgactaattttcatgaagatccattgaaaagtatggcctatagagaggtcacaacgtttttctattcttacacctactgacctagtttttgatcgcagttgacccagtttcaaacttgacctagatatcatcaagataaacattcaaaccaacatTCGTacagatctcttgaaaaatatggcctctagagaggtcacagtgTTTTTAagttatttgacctattgacctagtttttgagggcacgtaagctagatattatcaaggtaaacattctgaccaattttcatgaagatccattgaaaagtatggcctctagagaggtcacaatgtttttctatttttagacctactgacctagttttggaccgcacgtaacccagtttcgaacttgacctagatatcatcaagataaacattctgaccaactttcataaagatcccatgaaaaatgtgacctctaaaatggtcacaagcaaaagtttacggacggacggacggacgttctaacgaaacggtatttatgtgacacccctaTTGTTCTCTCTATtattctatcagtcacataaaaagaaaaaagtcacataaacagaacggaatgaatgtcatcaaagagaaagtaccgttatgaagtcacttaaccatcatttcgcgggcacggacggacgcacgcacgcacgcacggacgacggacgccacacaatcacaaaagctcaccttgtcactttgtgacaggtgagctaaaaaagataaATCGAACTATTTTACAAATCTGTCGTATATAAAATATCTAGGGCTGCGAAAAGTTGGAAACATATTTGGAAAAATGtttcaacacaaaaacataaaaacatatgaatacatgtaaataaaatttaacaaatgaaactTGACCAAAACGTAAACTTTTATAATACTAATAATGCTTTCGCATATCTAGGAAAAGTATATACAATATCATCAAAATTATTATGAGTTATACATGAAAACAATTATACAGTACGTATGACAATCATACTTCATGCGGCTAGGATTAACAAATATGGCATAATCTTTCCTAAAGTTTATACAGTATTAGTTAAATTGTGTAAAGCAGTTTTGTTGCGAATTCTTCGAAACTTAACTTGGGACGTTTTTCGTGTAAAAAGAGAATATGCTATATcagataattatttaagaaataataagttcccaaacgtggtttatcgtagaataacccgagttttgagttcttatgcgtaagaatatatcacgaaggccgtaggccttcgtgatatattgtttagcataagaaagaaaaactcgggttattctacgataaatcacacttgggaacttattatttcgattctaacacgacatactagtatcaaaaatgttagaaaaaagtggtaactactttttacgaccgtactACGTACCTGGATccgatgacgtcattgcacgcgagtggtatattgcagaataacccgagatagattttgctctacatgtatataggttatttgctggtcgtgttagaataaatacTAAAAATATCTTCACACATTTTACCTAGGAGTCAATTTAAAATACTgcatgaaatcaaatcaaacaAATTGTTTTGTAACAAACTCTAAGCACGCGTATTCAGTTTCTATGAATGAAACGTTTGCCCAAAGGTGGATAATTTCAGAGGCCAATACTGTAGACTGACAACGACTGTTTACATACGTTGTCATGTGAAAAACGAGCATTTTCGCATATAAACAGCCACCGTTATGCGGAAATTGTGTCGTACCAGATATCTATAACATAAGAACCCAAAGTATTTAATGAAAGAGGTTAACTACGTTACCACAATTCATACTTTGAGCACTGACAACCTAAAATTAGTATAAGgacatacatttaaaatttacacTGCAACTATAGCTTCCTTTACCCTGTATTTGGGTAAATGTGAAATCATTCTTATATCAGATAAATTTGTGTATAGTTAAGTATTTCAGCATTATGCTTTTATTTTCATGGCACCAATATAATAAGATTGCAGTGGAACAACAAAGATGGTGTCATAATACACAATTTATATTGATCCACCAACGCATATCGGCTAGACTGTTCTAATTTCCAAAAACATAAGTGCATGACCAAGTTATCAAAGAACTGTTGAAGGATCTTTACCAATACAAGACAGCGCCCGTCTTAACTCAGAAGTTGTTGCCTTATCCGCCATCCGTTCCTTCCATTCGCAGAGCATTGCTACTATTCTGTCTCGTGTAGTGGCATTATCTAATTTTATCTGATCAAGATTGGCCTTTGTAAGTCCTAATTCCCATCCAAGTTGTACGTATTCCTCGCCGATCCTACTTGCAATTTTACTGAAGTCCTTTTCAGTGAGACTGGTATGATCGCTTTGAAATTCTAAATATCAAGATGAACACAAAAACAAAAGTAGACTGATAGAATAAAATTAAACTTAACAGCTAAAAATTCATTACTGATCAATTCATTACCTAAACACAAATAGTATCTATATTAAAATATTACTTGGAAATAAgaattaataaaataatcagatttTGTATTTGCTATTCCTCAAAATACAGTGTAAAATTTAGTGTCGATTCATTCTAAGCATAGAAATTGTAATACTCTCACTTACTTGAATAATAACTTACGCATATCCTTTTTTATATCGTATACTTAATGTACATGTCATAAAACGAAATATTCCAAGAATTATTACGTGTATGACCATTAAGCGTTTTACCAGGCTATTACATAGGGATTGGCAATATTCTTGAATAAGACAGAGAAGGATACAATCACATAAACGGTTCATTTGTATTCACCTTCGATTAAACACAAGCAGTATAGCTTATTCATTATAATATCAAAAATTAACTTACCTAACGAGTGATTTAAATCTTGATCATGTAACCAATATTTCGCAAGATCACGATACCGAATGACATGTTCGTTGTCCTGGCAATAGCAAACAACTTCCTTTGTAGTAAAATCTTCCGTGTGTTCAAGTTCAAACATGTTCTCGTTTGAGTAAAGAGTAGCCGTTTGACATTTTACAAACGGTATGATTTTACTGTGCATTCTGgtgtttttttcaaatatatatttgaagCTGTCTTTTGTTTCAGTACACAGTGATATATCTGGAAACTGTCCATCCGAACTTAGGCGAGATATCCAGATCTGTATCACATGCTCGAagaagaaaatatagagaaagtGATTCTCTTTCAATTTGAAAACAGCGCCTCCACAGAAAATCATGGGTTTTCTGTTTGGGTCTGACAACGGCCATTTTTGTAGACATGCAGCAAGTAGTTTGTTGAATATTGTGGCTGGATAAAATCTTCTCTCGGGCTCTACCGCTGTCGTATAGCAGAGTTTACTTGTAGACTTACGGTGAAGAGAATCACAATAAGAGGTTATTTCCTTTGGGGCAGGCTCTTTTAGCATGCATGGGACAAAATACCAGTCTTCGCCCTTTGAGAAAAAAGACATTCAAAAAGATAAGAACTATGTATCATATTACAGTATAGAAATCGGTTATTTTTCCAAAGGTAACTACATGCATTTGGTGCTTGCATCCCCTGTCATTGTGCGGTTATTATGTTACTTGCTTCTAAATCAGTATAAAGTAAATATTCTTGTTACCTGGAGGCTTGGTGGAAGCAGTGAGGTGTACAaaataaattccaaaaaaaaaaattgagttttgaaaatatattataaagttttCAAGATATCGACAGGGTTCACTCTGACATATACTGTTTTTGCTGTTTGTCTATGTTTATGCTGATGATCGGTTTATACAACACTAgacaaaaatatcagaattgaCAGCAGAAAGAAAGGAATGTAGTTAAAGACTGCGTAACttatataaatttctaaaatattttcatttattctttttatttagtTTCATTAACCTTCACTGAGTGCTCCTCCTGTTGTACTGGTCTAGCCACCAATCCTAGAATTACCATGTAAGTTAGTAACAGGTCTTTGTACTTTTTGAAGTCGCTGTTTTCCCGTTTTTCCCAAACGGCATCTGATATAGGAAACAcggaaatatattatttaattacagTGTCTAAAACAGTATCTATACTACTAGTTCTATAACCAATAAAGGTCGTGATTTCATTTACTTCCTCTTCAAGAGATGTATATGTTTAAACTGCTCAGTCGAGCAAGATATAAATACCGGCGCCGTTGCATATGCTCAGTTCGTTCTAATGTGTTCGAGTCCTCTAAACGATCTTTATAGGTCAAATATTAGagtgtttacattttgaaatttacatttgttttcatGTGTATATAATTTCCATTTGTATATAGTCATGGATGCAATTGCGCCACGTGTCCGATACATAAAAGGTTACTTAATGAAATACAGAAAGTAAACAGTCCTTAAAAAGTCTTGATGGTAAGATATTAACCTGATTTAGGTTTGAAGATAAGTCATATCTGATTATGTGCATTCAACACACCGTAGTGATTGTTCAGTAAGTAAAAACACACATGCCACAAACTTGTATttcatggattttcaaaaaataccaGTGACATGTACCATGTACATTATTGAATTTCGAAATCTGGATCAAGCAACAATTCAGACGTTATAAAGCGTACCAATTAATTCTTGTTTTAAAACAGCTGTTCGCTCGAACTCCATCCACTCTTTCTTTATATTTGTCCGGTTTATGCAGAATGATTTGGCAGTGATCACACTCTTAAAGGCATCAATTAACCATTGTGGATCTAGAAGGATGTAATTTGTCACGTCCTCTTtgctgcaaaataaaaatatatcagtatGCTGACACTAACAAACAGTTGATAGAAAGTGTACTCTAtggaatatttatcaaattaaaggcAACCTGTATAGTGTATGGCGAGAAAAACAAAAGCTTAAACATGCGGGTTTTGTGTGATAGTTTCAATTGTTTATACTGATCATGGACAACCTCATCCCATGAGGTTTGAAAGCTTTATGTcgcattttcaaatttttaattgGTAATATATTTCAATTCCGACGTCATTTTgatttttgactaattcaagaCCTGGTTgctgatttaggacatttcgtGATGTCGCGTTGACAAAATATTCAAGGTTTATAGAGCAGTGAAAACGGATAAATAAGATCAATTTAATGCTTACGTCATCAAATAACAAGAATTTGGAATGTGCGGATGACCTTTCAGACAACATACTTATAGGGACCCTTTCTCACGAGATAATGTTACAAGAAGTGGTGATGGAGCTATAATTGTATATGGTTTAGAAACTATTGAAAGGAAAAAGAGACAGGATCTTGaggaaaaaagaaattgaatgcacatttgaaaaattcaaaagcaTTCCTTGTTTGCCATATGTTTCGGCACCGATCCGCGAAAGTAAAACGGGGGAAAATCTAAGACTTTGTAGATAATATAGATGTTTTACAGAGAGCTGCTTCCTAAGCAATGGAAGGTAATTATCACACTCTACGTACGGCGAACGTCATGACCGCACACTGTAGTAAGTACCCGCcgcaagacaaaggaaaatatatgtagaacTTTGCAAACCAACAGCTGATATActttaactaatgcgcattatcattgattattttggattcataatgaacaggcaataatctatttttcagcaattttgatctCGAAAAATTTACGTAAAgaacaatgaaaaataatgatattttccattattttcaaaaacaaattggtTTGATTTCTTAACATGATCTCACAGAACTTACAACCTGatagcttacatgatacttgtaatatgattaaaagtcgaagttgaaaataaaatgtttaattaacaaaGTCTGgcctttgattttatatttaattaggcctaaaaagttctttgtttccggtaacatgctcgaaaaaatagggtaggtaggttgtaattttttttgaaaatattttattaagggaggcttttcggaaattatttttatgtaaaaaaatgaatacaaataagggggttatgatTTTAAAGcaacagtaagttgatttctaacaccactgaccatgtttaaagcataaatattgaagttttgcaacttttggtTAAAAGATTGAAACAAATATtccccaaggccataaaacatttagggtcgggccaaaaatttagggtaggtcgggataccggaagcAAACAATTTTTACGCCTTATACCCAAATGGGGAttaattcattccgtattcaaaaataataataaataataataatcatctcaaacttgttgattttaatttctattgattctttgaattttaaagtttttatttgacaatataaaAGTGGTTCGGATGGTGAATGCagccactggcgccagatcagaaagaaaatgcctctgtacatgttataccctacccctaggtattctataagaaccatggtcgtgaacgggaaaatatactaactcaTTTCAATCGCGtttttcatacctaaaacacgcagttcagtgaatgcagcggtcagatttaaaTAGAGAGGGGGCGGGTAGCGGGGAAGCATATTCTACACTTCCATTCTTTATCTGTTGCTAGACGATGTTCTATtttctttgcggaattcaagtttatcctAATTATTCTATGAATTAACGGGTAATGACTTCTGCgcatgatccagcatgtaaacataaACGATAAAAAATATAGAGATTTATATTGGGTACTTTCCTTCAGTTTGTAGTGATATTTACATTCCTTTAGTTTGTTGTTACCTGCGGACTGGAGGGTGGGGGAGGGGCACgtgtatattggaatgcaacaagtagtgtagcacatggggactgggtttTTTCaagtgactttttaccgatatgcgactGGCTAATcacatttatggaacgccgtttttgcaatatagctggcactctatTAGATATACAGAGGAATGCTTGTTACCTGacttcctcattcattatttcatatgttTCTCTCAAACTTAGATCTACAGATTAAAGCATAATGGTAGAGTTAAAAAAGCACGTTATGCGCCCGTAAGTTACTTTTTAGGCCGAGTGATCACAAAAagatccataacaatttctggtctgtataacttcagGCCGCAGAAAATCTTTCGATTTATACACTCATTACGTTcctacatccaataggggcgattagATGTTGGCGAATTTACATCCCAACTATATTTGTGAAATGAACATAATAAAGTCTCAGGCTTATGAAGCTTCCTTTTACTTtgtgaaacaagatttttttatgtaccGAATACATACACAGAATTATTAAAATGTAGTGTGCTATGTATATTCTGGTCTAATTAGTTGGATCTGTTTACCTTTAGAAGTTAAATCTGTTCTGAACATTTCTGCATTATGTTAAATTGAACTTGGCAACCTTTTACGAGATATAACGGTACTAGACCTTAGAAATAAagacaataaaacataaataatcacAATAAATCACTTCGCCTTCTCAGAAAAGCTACGTCAAAAACCATTTCAACCGTTACAAAGGAACATATAACCGAAACATTTATCATCATTAAACCAAtactttacttaagaaataatatatctcatccagtgacttgtcgttgaataaaatcattgtttggagttcagatgcgaaggaattacatCACATGGGCGCAACCCGAGTGAtatgataatacgcatctgaacgatgattttattcaagaacaaatcactgaatgagatatattatttcgattctaacaagtaACCAAAGATTTTTAAGTAAATCCCTGAGGATGTCCGtcaattattttcttgttttgcctTTAAGACGAAAATAAATCAAGTCCTGTTAGAATCgtctttaattgttttttaacCATTGCTCGTGTTACTTACCCTGTGGATTTATAAGCTTTGCTGACATGTGCTTACATTGTACTCGAAACACTATTTAGCTAGTTATTTTTCTGAACAAGTTCATTCTAACAAATTTACTACTAATTACTTATTTCAGATATCATTCAGTCATCTTACAGAAAGACAGAAAAGCGGCACATTCTTCGGGGAACATAAATTTGATGAATGGATATTACAACAATACAATcagattatttcaataaaatgaaaatgcttaatTTTTCAGATACGGGCGATCAAACGCTACCGATAACAAAAAGTAAACAGAGCTTTTATGggaaagggtaaaaaaaaaaggaaagcgTTATATCATGTGCTACCTCTCAATTCTAGAAAGTATCAATAGGTATCAATAGACTCGTTAcgaatatttaattaaaaaaatctcaTTTACACAATTAAATACCTGAAATATATGATGTTTCCTATTTCATGATGAAACTGCAAGAATAGTTCAAGTTCCTCGTCAGTTTCAATAGGTGCAGGCAATGTCATATTCAGTTCCTTCAGTTTGTCTTTGTGTAGTACCTAAAACATAGTGGCAATTTGTATTGATACAGTTTTCAGGcattacaaggcagtctgaaggacagctaaatcccccgccactgctatggatagtgaaagggtaaaacctttgattttagctgtgaccttgaccttgaactgacatggctgactcatgaattctgcacaacgtcttgatgaggtgatcatttgacccaagtttcatgaaaatccttcaaggggtttaggatatacagagctgaaacctttgaccttcagttgtgaccttgaccttgagttgacatggctgactcatgagttcttgatgaggtgatcatttgacccaagtttgatgaaaatccttcaaggggtttaggagatacagagtggacacaaaatggaaggctcaaaccttcgacccttagttgtgaccttgaccttgagctggcatggttgactcataatttctgcacatcgttttgatgaggtaatcattttacccaagctttataaaattccttcaaggggtttagcggacacgaaatggaaggctcaaacctttgaccttcagttgtgaccttgaccttgagccgacatggctgacatAAGTTCTgtacatcgccttgatgaggtgatcgtttgacccaagtttgatgaaaatccttcaaggagtttaggagatatagagcggacacaaaatggaaggctcaaacatttgaccctaagttgtgaccttgaccttgagccggcatgactgactcatgggttctgcacatcgtcttgatgaggtgatcatttgacccaagtttgataaaattccttcaaggggtttaggagatatatagagcggacacaaaatggaaggctcaaacatttgaccttgagttgtgaccttgaccttgagccgacaaggctgacccatagattctgcacatcgtcttgatgaggtgatcatttgacccaagtttcatgaaaatccttcaaggagtttagaagatacagagcggacacaaaatggaaggctcaaaacctttgaccctaagttgtgaccttgaccttgagccggcatggctgactcatgggttctgcacatcgtcttgatgaggtgatcatttgacccaagttttataaaattccttcaaggggtttatgagacatagagcggacacaaaatggcaggctcaaacctttgaccttgacttgtgaccttgaccttgaaccgacaaggctgactcatgggttctgcacatcgtcttgatgaggtgatcatttgacccaagtttcatgaaaatcttcaaggggtttaggagatatggaccggatacgatTTTGTtacgaacggaaggacggacgcagaccattcctataatctccttcaaggggt
Encoded here:
- the LOC128553824 gene encoding uncharacterized protein LOC128553824 encodes the protein MTKETTKAALSKLEEAWKWARKDVIESTKAALSELAEGHLPKEILNMDRKSIDLYKKALQDGKISVHNIRVMVVGQYDVGKTTLTKRLLGEPVDITKRASTNGIDVHVDRCKISLKDGTWSLTKSDNTRKAIFHQLAKLFNKDGKQAEAQSEMNATSDTGNVLDDSSLDVDKAHEQTTSAEHPVAEIEDRAETEIYSRIQTASVSRVSHLQSARKNDELVYEKYAQSMRHLKKFIENVQIGEEHLEASDLSLWDFAGQNVFYATHQVFFSRRAIYLLVTNISKHIDETVDDDPWHADCSGETKCKVSEYIDFWLNSIHEFCSYQGENGPPVVLVGTFADQLKRDISPDDACISLREFMFDKAASCHLTTENFIIDNTVEDENIQSLRKHIFEEASKQAYWGENIPAKWVTLEDVLIGINEENIKVLHKDKLKELNMTLPAPIETDEELELFLQFHHEIGNIIYFSKEDVTNYILLDPQWLIDAFKSVITAKSFCINRTNIKKEWMEFERTAVLKQELIDAVWEKRENSDFKKYKDLLLTYMVILGLVARPVQQEEHSVKGEDWYFVPCMLKEPAPKEITSYCDSLHRKSTSKLCYTTAVEPERRFYPATIFNKLLAACLQKWPLSDPNRKPMIFCGGAVFKLKENHFLYIFFFEHVIQIWISRLSSDGQFPDISLCTETKDSFKYIFEKNTRMHSKIIPFVKCQTATLYSNENMFELEHTEDFTTKEVVCYCQDNEHVIRYRDLAKYWLHDQDLNHSLEFQSDHTSLTEKDFSKIASRIGEEYVQLGWELGLTKANLDQIKLDNATTRDRIVAMLCEWKERMADKATTSELRRALSCIGKDPSTVL